The following nucleotide sequence is from Posidoniimonas corsicana.
CCCACTTCCACGCGAACGACCCCAACCTGCTGGGCCCCGGCATGGGCGAGGTGGAGTTCGCCCCGATCTTCGCCGCGCTCAAAGAAACGGACTACCAGGGCTGGGTGTCGGTCGAGGTGTTCAAGTACGAGCCCAGCCCCGAAGAGATCGCGCGGCAGAGCATCGATTACATGCAGCGGATCGAGGCCGGCGCGTAGTTTACGCGTCAGTTGGTCGGCGGCGGCGCCACCACGCGGCTCGGCAGGGTGTGCATCAGCTGGTCGTTGGTGCGGCCCAGCTGCACGTCGTCCAGGCGGAGGGTGAGCGCCGAGTGCGTGGGCGGCTTGGCGCCCGGCTTCGCGACCGCCAGCGCCAGGTTCTTCTGCCACTGGCATGCGAAGTCCCGCGGGTGCAGCCGGATGTTGCCGCGGATCGGGTCGGCCAGGTAGATCCACCGCATGTCGGAGCCGCGGTAGACGACAAAGTGCTTGAAGTCGTCCTTCTCGATGCCGATCACCAGCGGCGTCTTGGCTTCGAGCAGCTTCTCCATTGTCAGCTTGGCGACCACCGACTGGTAGCCCAGCTTCACCGCCGCGCGGCGGATGTCGCTCAGCGCCAGGCCGTTCTCGATGCGGTCCTGCACCTCCTCGGGGGTGAGGATCTTGTCGAGCTGGCGGAGGACGTCCTGCTCGGTGACGTCGTCGCCCAGGTGGTAGCGGAGCACGGTCGCGAGCGCCGCGGCGCCGCACGAGTAGTCGCGGCTCTGCATCACGATGTTGCGCTGCCGCAGGGCCTGCCAGCTCGCCACCCGGCGGGCGATCAGGTGTCCGTCGTCCCGCACCGGGGGCCCGGCCGCTGGCCGCTCGGCGGCGGCGTCGCCGCACAGGGCCAGGAGCGTGAGCGTCGCAATCAGCCGGGCGGGCGGCTTCATGGGGGCGTCCTGCTGCGGGGGGCTAGTAGGTCCAGACGATGCCGAACCGGGTGTCGGCGGCGTCATCGGTGGTGCCGATGTCGACGAACGGCTCGACGATGTGCTGGCACTTGAAGATGGTCGCGGCGAAGCGGAGCGACATCGGCTCCTGCAACGACCCCGGCACGCTGACGCCGTCGAGCTGCGTGCGGGTGATGTAGGTCGCATTGAAGCGGGTGCTCAGCGTGATGTTCTGGTTGACCGCGAACCCAAGCCCGAGCGTCGCGCGGAACTCGTTGCCCGGCCGCACGTCGACTCCGAAGAACTCGCTCTCGAACCGGTGCCGCATCCCCACGCCGTAGAACACCACGACCGGGTCGTAGCTGTTGATCCACAGGAGGTCCGCCGACAGCGCCCAGAACCCCTCGCCCAACGCCGGCTGCGACTGGCCCAGCAGGGTGCTCGGGAAGGGGTCGTCGCCGGTGGGCAGCGTTGCGGCCACGGTCAGCACCGTGTCGGTGCAGCGGCCCTGCCCATCAAACAGCAGGAAGGTGAGCCCGGTTGTCGTGTCGCCCAGGCCGCCGTAGTTGTCGTCGAACGAGAACGACTCGGTGGCGAACTCGTTGTTGGCCCAGCCCACCGTCGACCCGACAAAGAACTGCGCCCGCCGGGTCAGCCCGTAGCGTAGCTCGAGCGGGACCACCAGCTCGCGCTGGCGGACCCGGGCCTCAACGAGGTTGCTGCCCGAGTCGACGACCGTGAAGTCGTTCTCCACGAGCTGGTACACCACGCCCAGGTCGCACTGCATCTGCCCCGGCTCAAGCAGCACGGTCGCGGTGCGGAGGAACTGAAGGCTGGTGTCGACCGGCTCCTCGCCGAGCGACTCGGCTTCGGCCAACCCGCCCCCGCCCGGGGCGTTGGCGTCGGGCGCCGGGACCGGGGCCGCCGGCTGCTGCGGCACGGTCGAGGGGATCGGGATGATCTCCGCGTTGGGCTGCTCGCCGGGGATCTGCAGCTGCTCGTTCTGGGCGAGCGCGAAGGGGCTGCCCGGCGCCGGCGGCAACGCGGCCGCCGCCTGGGGGGCGGCCGCGTTGCGCCAGTGGAGCGGGCCGAGCAGGTCGACCGATTGGCCGAGCCCGTTGGTCGGCGCGGGCGGCGAGGGGTTCGCACCGGGCGTGAAACGCTCTCGACGCGGATTGGTCCAGGAGAACGGCCCCAGCAGCCCGGCGGCCGGGTTGGGCTGGGAACGCACGTACTGGGTCGCCTCGTTGGACGCCTGGTTGGTCCACTCCAGCGGGCCCGAAAGGTCCTGCCCTTCTGACTGGTAGGCGACCGGTTGAGTCTGCTGCTCCGACCAGCCCGCCCAGCCAAACGCCCGCTCGGCGTCCGGGGTTTCGGCCCCTGCCATAGTTGGGGCCGCCACCATCAGCAGGCACGTCGCGGCGAAGCGGAACGCCCGCGCGGCGTGTATCGGGTTGGCGGTAGGGGGTAGCGTCATACAGGTTCAGGGCGCCTGCCCGTGAGCGTCGTCAACGCCCGTGCTTGGTTCTAGGTCGGTCCGAGGGCGTGCGACAATGCGGCCGGTTGCGCCGCCTGCCGCGACCGTGCGTGTCGAGGCAGTCGTCACGGCTAGTGGGGTTGATCGGCAGGTTCCGGAACTATCTTCATTAGGGCCGCGCTCCCCGGGTGGGGGGATCGCGGGCGGCTTCGGCCTGAGCCGGTTAGGCAAGCCGGGACGCCAAACCGCGCTCGCCGGCGTTAAGCAGTGCCGGTTGCGCCGGATCACCCGGTCAGGGGGAACCGATCAGCTTGACGCGGCAATGTGTCATGGCGCGGCTGATCGGGTCGATCCTGCCCTAGGAGATCGCACGGATGCGGTCACTGTGCGGGCGCCGGCGAGGGCGCCCGGTCAGGGCAGACCACCCACCCCAGCTACGGCAGAGCGCCCGGCCTCACCCCCTGGGCGAGAACGCGATATGAAACTTCCCCCGCTGCTTGTCTGCGTGCTTTCGATCAGCTTCGGCGCCGCGTTGTCGGGGAGCGCGTTCGGCCAGGGCGACGTGCGGACCCTCCCCCCGGTGGCGCCGGCCGCCGGCGAGGCGTTGTGCGTGACGTACACCTCCGCCGCGCAGGCGTTGGGGCAGGAGCCGGTCTTTGTCGGGGCGGCCGACGACGCTGCTCAGGACTACGACACCGCGATCACGACCATCGCCTGCGAGAAGTGCTGCGCCGACGAGTGCTGCACCGACGGCTGCTGCGACATGGGCTGCTGCCCGCCCTGCGTGCCGACCTACTGGGTGGCGGGCGTCGAGGCGACCTTCCTGGCGCCGGACATGAACGCCGGCACGGTCAGCTACCGCCTGCAGGACGAGTTCAGCAGCCCGCAGCTGGACGCCACGTTCGGCAGCGACGACGCCGCGGTCAACGACTTCTACATTGCGCCCCGGATGTGGCTCGGCGTGCAGCACGGCTGCCACGGCGTGGCGGTGCGGTACTGGCACCTGCAGGCCGCCGAGGCGGCGTTCGACCCGTTCACCTTCACGCCGCCCGGGCCGACGCTGGACTACGGCTACTTCATCCACAACCGCCTGGACGCGTACACGATCGACCTGGAGGGCACCCGCAGCTTCTGCGTGTACGACACCAAGAACACCTTCACGTTCGGCGTGCGGTACGCGCTGCTGCAGCACGACACCGCGCTCAGCGTCGACGCCCAGGTGGACAACGGCGCCAGCGGAACCGGCGTCATCAGCGGCAACGCCCGGGCCAACCGCCTGGCGGCGGGCACCGGCATCACCAGCTCGCTGTCGGGACGCAAGCCGCTGTTCTGCGACTCCTGCATCCACCTGTTCTACGGCGCCCGCGGCTCGGTGGTGTGGGGCAGCATCAGCAACAGTGTCGAGACCGACACCATCGAGGTGACCGCCGGCGCGACCGCCGGGTCGTACAACGGCGCCGTGGCCGAGGTTGACGACGCCATGTTCATCGGCGAGGTGCAGCTCGGCCTGGAGTTCGACTACCGCGTGGTCTGCTTCCCGGCCGACGCGTTCTTCCGCGTCGCGCTTGAGTACCAGTACTGGAACGCCGACTCGGGCAGCGCGGTCGCCAGCTCGTTCGCGGGCTTCGGCGGGCCGTCGCCCACGCCGCTGTCGCAGGGCCAGGCCTACGCCCAGGCCAACGGCGCCACGCTCGACCTGATCGGCCTGTCGGTCGGCACCGGCTTCACCTGGTGACCCCCTGAGATCGGCCTGATAAACACGAAGAGGCCCGGACGCGTCGCCTCGTCCGGGCCTTCTTGCGTTGCTCTCCTCTGCCAGCCCCGCGCGGGGCGTGGATCGCTGTCGCTTAGAACGACATCTGCTTAGAACGACATCGACGACGAGTAGCCGCCCGCGTACACGCGGATCGACTTGGTCGTCTTGATCGACTTCTTGATTCCGCCGATGTTGACGACCTTGGTGTTGGTCTTTGTCAGGCCGGCCTCGGAGAAGTTCTCGCCCGATGCGGCGTAGCGGCCGGCGGCCAGGTAGCCGTTGACGCTGCCCGCCGCCGCGTTGTTGGCGCCCACGCCGGCGAACGATCCGCCCGCGGCGATCGAGATCGGCAGGTAGCCCATGCCGCGCACCTCGGCGGCGGTGGCGTCGCTCACCACCGTGGCGCCGCCCAGGCCCATCGCCTCGAGCGTGGCCGCGGGGACAACGCCGTCGGCGGCGTGCGCCTGACCAACCATCGAGATCGCAGCGACACAAGCGCTCAGCAAGAGACTCTTCTTCATAGCAAGCATTCCAGAACTGGGTGGGGAAAAGTGGGGGCGACCGTCGGTTGAGCGCTGGGGGGTGGCTCGTCGGACGCGTCGGGGGGACTCTCAATCGCGACTCACGAATCTCAGGCTAGTCGGGGCGACCGGGCCTGCAAGAGCCGCAACGGCGGGGCAGCATAGGGAAATCCCTACCCATCGGCGGGCTGTAGCGGTTGGGCCGGCCGCGCCCCGTCAGGGCCGGGATCCGCCGGCGGTTACGCGGCGTTTCTGGGCTTCGCAGAAACTTGTTGACACACGCCGCCGCCCTGATTGGAGTGGAAGGGTGCGGGTCGCGCCGCCTGTGCCGGCTGTAGCGCCGATCGGTCGCCCGCCCCGCCCCCCTCGAAGCCACACCAGGAGAAGCACCATGAGAACCATCCTCTGCGCGGCCGCGTTGATCGCGTCGGCCGCCTCGACCGCCGCCGCCCACGACGGCGCCATCGACAACAACACCCTGGCCGCGATGGGACTGTCCGGCGCCCAGATCGTCTCGGACCAGGAAGCGTCCTCGGTCCGCGGCAACGGCTTCGCGATCGCCGCGGGCGGCTCGTTCGCCTTCGTCGGCTCGCACCACGCGGCCGCGGGCAGCGCCAACGGGTACCTCGCCGCCGGGTCCCACTTCGCTGGCGGCGTGAACGGATCGGTGGCCGGCAAGACCGTCACACGCACCCGCGTCGTCCGCGGACCGCGGGGCCCGGTCCGCTCGGTGCGCACCACGCGGTCGGTCAACGTGTACGCGGGCGGGTTCTCCGCCGCGGCCTCGTACTAAAGACTCGCCGCGCTAAGAAACCCAATGACGCGGCGTGGGCCTCGGGGCCTGCGCCGCGTCTTCTGCTGCGCGGAGATCGAGCCGGCCGGCTACTCTTCGCCCGCCAGCGACACGTCCACCATCAGGTCGGCGGCCACCGCCTCGAGGGCCTCGCGGAGCTGCACCTCGTCGACGCCCGGCGGCATCCGCAGCCGGGCCTTGGCCTGGAACAGCAGCTGGCCGGTGTTGGCGGCGGCGGTCCGCTCGGTGCTCAGCTCTTCGACGTTGACGCCCGAAGCGGCCAGCACGCGGCTGATCTCGCGGATGATGCCCGCGCGGTCCTGCCCCATCACGTCCAGCAGCACCAGCGGCGTCGGGAGCGCAGGCGCCGACGTGCCGTCGGTCTGCACAACGGACTCCAGCCCCCGGTCGGACAGGGTCCGCAGGGCGGCGGTCAGGTTCTCGGCCTGATCCTCCGGCACCTCCACCCGCAGGATGCCGGCGAACTGCCCCGCCAGGTGCGCCATGCGGCTCTCCAGCCAGTTGCCCCCGTGGTCGGCGACCAGTTGGGCGATCGACTCCACCAGGCCGGGGCGGTCCTGCCCAAGGATGGTGAGCACAAGCGAGGTGACGTTGGTGGACATAGCGATTGGAAGGCAAAAGGAGCGAGGGGGTAGTGGCTGTCGGCTCTCGGCATTCAGCCATCGGCTAACAAAAGAGCGGCGCCGGTCGACCGGCGCCGCTCTGGGATTGTAGCACAGCCCACGCAGCCCGGAGGCTACTGGCCCATCTGGCGGCGCTGCATCTCGGCGCCGAACTGGCCGAGCGCCTGCAGCACACCCTCTTCCACCTTGACCCGGTACAGCAGGCCGTTGGCCTCGCCGTCGACCGTCACGTGGATGTGGCTCTGGTCGCTCTGGCCGAGCATCTGGGCGATCATCTGCGGCACGGCCGCGTCCTCGCCAGACGCCTCGGCGGTGGCGGCGGCGAAGTCCATCACCTGGGCCAACGCGATGTCCATCTGCATCGGCTTGACCTCCGCGGAACCGGAGCCCGACGCGGTGATCGCCGCCTTGAGCGCGCCCACGCCGTCCGGGCCGAGCGAGAAGTAGGCCGCGTCCGGGCCGATGCCGACCGCGATGGCCAGCGTCTTGCCGAACACGTCCTGCGCCTCGGGGGCGCCGACCGGGATCGACATCGTGTGCAGCGTCACGCCCTCGTGGGTCTCAGCGTTCCAGTTGATGCCGGGGAAGTTGGGGTCGCCCTCGGCGAGCGCGGCGACCTTCTTGAGGGCAGACTCGATCTTCTCGGGCGCCGTGGTGCGGAAGCCGCCGATCGCCGAAGCGCCGCCCATCTTGAGCTGCATGTTGCCGACCATGTCGACCTCGCCGGAAGCCACCAT
It contains:
- a CDS encoding C39 family peptidase; the encoded protein is MKPPARLIATLTLLALCGDAAAERPAAGPPVRDDGHLIARRVASWQALRQRNIVMQSRDYSCGAAALATVLRYHLGDDVTEQDVLRQLDKILTPEEVQDRIENGLALSDIRRAAVKLGYQSVVAKLTMEKLLEAKTPLVIGIEKDDFKHFVVYRGSDMRWIYLADPIRGNIRLHPRDFACQWQKNLALAVAKPGAKPPTHSALTLRLDDVQLGRTNDQLMHTLPSRVVAPPPTN
- a CDS encoding transporter, with protein sequence MTLPPTANPIHAARAFRFAATCLLMVAAPTMAGAETPDAERAFGWAGWSEQQTQPVAYQSEGQDLSGPLEWTNQASNEATQYVRSQPNPAAGLLGPFSWTNPRRERFTPGANPSPPAPTNGLGQSVDLLGPLHWRNAAAPQAAAALPPAPGSPFALAQNEQLQIPGEQPNAEIIPIPSTVPQQPAAPVPAPDANAPGGGGLAEAESLGEEPVDTSLQFLRTATVLLEPGQMQCDLGVVYQLVENDFTVVDSGSNLVEARVRQRELVVPLELRYGLTRRAQFFVGSTVGWANNEFATESFSFDDNYGGLGDTTTGLTFLLFDGQGRCTDTVLTVAATLPTGDDPFPSTLLGQSQPALGEGFWALSADLLWINSYDPVVVFYGVGMRHRFESEFFGVDVRPGNEFRATLGLGFAVNQNITLSTRFNATYITRTQLDGVSVPGSLQEPMSLRFAATIFKCQHIVEPFVDIGTTDDAADTRFGIVWTY
- a CDS encoding glycine cleavage system protein R, with the protein product MSTNVTSLVLTILGQDRPGLVESIAQLVADHGGNWLESRMAHLAGQFAGILRVEVPEDQAENLTAALRTLSDRGLESVVQTDGTSAPALPTPLVLLDVMGQDRAGIIREISRVLAASGVNVEELSTERTAAANTGQLLFQAKARLRMPPGVDEVQLREALEAVAADLMVDVSLAGEE